GAATGCCGCGTATTCGCCCGCAGCCCGCGCCGCAGCTGCTTCCACCGCGGCCAGGTCGCGCTCGCTCAGGGAGCCGTAGGTCTTTGCGTCGCGGAAGATGAAGGAAGCGCTGTGGTACTTCGCGAGCGGGTCGAGCTGCGCCTTCAGGTGCTTGCCGATGAGCAGGCTGAGCAGCAGGGTGCCGGTCCCGAGCACGGGTGCCCAGCGCCGGAAGCGGCGGACACGCCGTGACGGATCTTCCCCGGGACGCAGGGCCACCAGTCTCAGTGGCAGCTTGCAGAGAAGGACGGCCATCGCGAAGGGAACGAGGATCCACAGCAGTGGCCAGGGCTGCTCGGAGTAGATGACGTCCGGGAAATACGCCACCTGAGAAACGACCAGCCACCCCACCACCCCTGCCAGCACGGGGAGGATGGCCGTGCCCAGCAGCAGCGTGCGATGCTCCACCCGGTAGCGCCCGGATTTCATCCCGATGACCAACCACCAGCAGCCGATGATCCCGATGATGAAGGCGACGGCACCGAAGCCGAGGATGACCGGGCTCGTCACCAGGCCCACCATCGCGCCGATGAGACCGCCACCCGACAGTCCGAGCGACCACCGCGTGATGCGGCGTTGCTGTTCCATTGAATCAGCCGCCCGCTTGACCGGTTGCGTCGGCTTGTGAGTCGACGCGCCGTCGATGCCGGAGCGCACGGCGTCCGCGCTCTGGTAGCGGCGGTCGCGTTCCTTTTCCAAGGCGCGCAGTACCACGTCATCGATGCCTGCGGGGGCGGTGCTCTTTTCGCTCGGTAGCGGGAAGCGTCCGAGGGGCAGTCCGCCGGTGAGCATCTCGTAGAAGACCACGCCGAGGCTGTAGATGTCCGCGCGGTGGTCGATCTCGCCGCTCGCCTCGATCTGCTCCGGGGCCATGTAGGCGGCGGAGCCGAGTGCCGAGCCGGTGGCCGTGAGAGTCAGGTGGCCGGGCCCTTCGCCGATCAATTGAGCGATGCCGAAGTCGGCCAGCTTCACCCGACCGCGCGTGTCGATGAGGATGTTCTCCGGCTTGATGTCGCGGTGCAGCACGCCGTGGTCATGGGCGAACTGGAGTGCGCCGCAGAGATCCGGAATGAGGGCCAGCGCCTGCTCCGGGGTGAAGCGTGCCGCGCGCATCGCCTGCCGCAGGTTCACGCCATCCACATACTCCATCGTGAGGAAGCAGTGGTCGCCGCGCTGCCCGTAGTCGTGGATGCCCACGATGTGGGGATGGCTCAGCTTTGCCAGCGTGCGGGCCTCCCGCGAGAAGCGCTCCGCAAATCCGGGATCGGCACCCAACTCGGGCGCGAGAATCTTCAGCGCCACCAGCCGGTCGAGGTGCGGCTGGCGTGCCTTGTAAACGATGCCCATGCCGCCGCGGCCGATACACTCCAGCACCTCCAGCTCGGGGAAGGCGGCTTGGATCTCCTCCAGAGGGGGCATGCCAGCAGTTGGGGCATCTTCCTTCGCGCTCGCGCCGAGCAGCGCGCACACGGGACAGAGCGGCGCATCCGCCGGGAGGGGACGCTGGCAGGTGGGGCAGGTATTTGCAGTCACGTCCATTCCTGACGATTCCCGGCCCCGTGGTTACACCGCGCGGGTGATTTTCCTCAATGCCGCCGCTGCGTCATCATGAATTCGTTTCCCTCGGGGTCGATGCACATGGCCAGGTGCAGCGGGTCTTCCGGCGTGTCCTCCGGCTCTCGGGCGAGCGTGCCGCCGCATTCCTGCAGGCGGACTATGCCCGCGCGCAGGTCGTCGAGCTGGAAGGACAGCCCGGTCCAGGTCCGCTTTCCCTCGCCCCCGCCGTGAATGCCGAGCGTGGCCCCGGCCACCACGATTTCGCTCCAGACTTCGGACTCGAAGCTGATCTCCCCGCCGAAAAGCTCGCGGTAGAATCTCAGGCACCGCTGCCAGTCGGCCGCCCACAGGACATACTTCACTTTTTCCACGCGCATGATGGCTGCCACTTCGCCGGATGGGAATGCATTCGG
The Luteolibacter flavescens DNA segment above includes these coding regions:
- a CDS encoding serine/threonine-protein kinase, with translation MDVTANTCPTCQRPLPADAPLCPVCALLGASAKEDAPTAGMPPLEEIQAAFPELEVLECIGRGGMGIVYKARQPHLDRLVALKILAPELGADPGFAERFSREARTLAKLSHPHIVGIHDYGQRGDHCFLTMEYVDGVNLRQAMRAARFTPEQALALIPDLCGALQFAHDHGVLHRDIKPENILIDTRGRVKLADFGIAQLIGEGPGHLTLTATGSALGSAAYMAPEQIEASGEIDHRADIYSLGVVFYEMLTGGLPLGRFPLPSEKSTAPAGIDDVVLRALEKERDRRYQSADAVRSGIDGASTHKPTQPVKRAADSMEQQRRITRWSLGLSGGGLIGAMVGLVTSPVILGFGAVAFIIGIIGCWWLVIGMKSGRYRVEHRTLLLGTAILPVLAGVVGWLVVSQVAYFPDVIYSEQPWPLLWILVPFAMAVLLCKLPLRLVALRPGEDPSRRVRRFRRWAPVLGTGTLLLSLLIGKHLKAQLDPLAKYHSASFIFRDAKTYGSLSERDLAAVEAAAARAAGEYAAFYQIEFPVHGLDMLSIGFTDRGRWSSERCEQHHASFSQRLRASLPERIRMDRAGDGARADDVSSLLMKLQGYGMEAITVLFGAGAILIIFSGKRATIVCFILGTISVVALQVAPSWPTPSILPPSLEGRPALPELPALENDLSTAELMLDSLIRAAKRKDREAVLNAFAPGTLSETDLAALPQMMKVISNCDQSRPHVKGNLGYITVFLKRYGTQRNIAVSMPLPIASKDGEWRIHGDLSDTIRQMVEWDREAEFAHD
- a CDS encoding VOC family protein — protein: MRVEKVKYVLWAADWQRCLRFYRELFGGEISFESEVWSEIVVAGATLGIHGGGEGKRTWTGLSFQLDDLRAGIVRLQECGGTLAREPEDTPEDPLHLAMCIDPEGNEFMMTQRRH